A single window of Candidatus Binatus sp. DNA harbors:
- the rpoZ gene encoding DNA-directed RNA polymerase subunit omega, with the protein MARITVEDCLENIPNRFELVLGAARRAKQLLKGARPLVESDNKEVVTALREIAAGKVTIEEPDA; encoded by the coding sequence ATGGCACGAATTACCGTTGAAGATTGCCTGGAAAACATCCCCAACCGCTTCGAGCTCGTGCTCGGCGCGGCGCGGCGCGCCAAACAACTGCTCAAGGGCGCGCGGCCACTGGTGGAATCGGACAACAAAGAAGTAGTCACGGCGTTGCGCGAAATCGCCGCCGGCAAGGTCACGATCGAAGAACCCGACGCCTGA
- a CDS encoding S53 family peptidase, whose translation MDRFGTLRQFILITGLALIVAAARPAAAGDPATILAGNHPDEAAEIVGEAAASPSRPLAMQLTMALRNRAELTRLLADQQNPASSQYHRWLTPDEFTGRFGPTEADLARVARWLKKKGFTVRSADASTREVSFTGTVVQAENVFAVKIAATADARLYSNTGDPAVPADLAPLIESIRGLDNLLHSKPAMHRVPRRDSSASSPDAMVSGVGPAFGPADIYAFYDETPLLNGGIDGSGAGCIAVVEDSNIDQPAADAFNSQFDLPALTIGANFNIVLVDGTDPGQTVDADETMLDVNYSHTVAPASSIRIYLGDQNHTKSSAILDAIHAAVTETNSPCSAISISFGFCGGSKGFYRTQNGLFKQAAAQGQSVFVATGDTGAVAYVFNQRQGACVPATTRSVSELAASPYVTAIGGTEFTPVFDGNGDDAGSVAESVWNDSRGASGGGQSKVFKKPAFQNGLIRKDKRRDVPDISFGASPYSPGFFYGGRDPYTGVPAVECCIGGTSIGAPSWAGISQLISQQKGAPAGNLNTRIYQLGAENDGATTGIRDVTSGNNSANGVAGFSAVPGYDKASGWGTVDMGLFVPAYLGL comes from the coding sequence ATGGACAGGTTTGGGACGTTGCGCCAGTTTATCCTGATCACGGGACTCGCGCTGATCGTCGCGGCCGCACGGCCCGCCGCGGCCGGCGATCCGGCCACGATCCTCGCGGGCAACCATCCCGACGAAGCCGCCGAGATTGTGGGCGAGGCCGCCGCATCGCCTTCGCGGCCGCTCGCGATGCAGCTCACGATGGCGCTGCGCAATCGCGCTGAACTGACGCGCCTGCTTGCCGATCAGCAGAATCCGGCGTCATCGCAATACCATCGGTGGCTGACTCCGGATGAATTCACCGGCCGTTTCGGACCCACGGAGGCCGACCTTGCGCGAGTCGCGCGATGGCTTAAGAAAAAGGGTTTCACCGTCAGGTCTGCCGACGCCTCGACCCGAGAGGTCTCTTTCACCGGCACGGTGGTGCAGGCGGAAAACGTCTTCGCCGTTAAGATTGCCGCGACGGCCGACGCCCGTCTGTATTCCAACACCGGCGATCCCGCCGTACCCGCCGACCTCGCACCGCTAATCGAATCGATCCGCGGCCTCGACAACCTGCTGCACAGCAAGCCCGCGATGCATCGCGTGCCCAGGCGCGATTCCAGCGCCAGTTCGCCCGATGCAATGGTCAGCGGCGTCGGGCCGGCCTTCGGTCCTGCCGACATATATGCCTTCTACGACGAAACGCCGCTGTTGAACGGTGGCATCGACGGTAGCGGCGCCGGGTGCATCGCGGTCGTCGAGGACTCGAACATCGATCAGCCTGCCGCGGACGCATTCAACAGCCAGTTCGATCTGCCCGCGCTGACGATCGGCGCTAACTTCAACATCGTGTTGGTTGATGGCACCGACCCGGGCCAGACTGTGGACGCAGACGAGACGATGCTTGACGTGAACTATTCGCACACCGTCGCGCCCGCTTCGAGCATCCGCATCTATCTCGGCGATCAGAACCACACGAAGTCTTCAGCCATTCTCGACGCAATCCATGCTGCGGTGACGGAAACGAACAGCCCGTGCAGCGCGATCAGTATCAGCTTCGGATTCTGCGGCGGCTCGAAAGGCTTCTACCGAACCCAGAACGGTTTGTTTAAGCAGGCGGCTGCGCAAGGCCAGTCCGTGTTCGTCGCGACCGGCGACACAGGCGCAGTGGCGTATGTATTTAATCAGAGGCAGGGTGCTTGCGTGCCCGCCACGACACGCAGTGTCAGTGAACTGGCAGCGTCGCCATACGTGACCGCGATTGGCGGCACCGAGTTCACGCCTGTTTTCGACGGCAACGGCGACGACGCCGGCTCCGTTGCAGAAAGCGTGTGGAACGACAGCCGCGGCGCCTCCGGCGGCGGCCAGAGCAAGGTCTTCAAGAAGCCCGCGTTTCAGAACGGGCTGATTCGCAAGGATAAAAGGCGCGACGTTCCCGACATCTCGTTTGGCGCCAGTCCCTATTCGCCGGGTTTCTTCTATGGCGGCCGCGACCCGTACACCGGCGTGCCTGCCGTCGAATGCTGCATCGGTGGCACCAGCATCGGCGCTCCATCATGGGCGGGCATCAGCCAACTGATCTCGCAGCAGAAGGGCGCTCCGGCCGGCAATCTCAACACGCGAATCTATCAACTCGGCGCGGAGAACGACGGCGCAACGACCGGGATTCGCGACGTGACGTCGGGCAACAACTCTGCCAACGGAGTCGCCGGATTTTCCGCGGTCCCCGGCTATGACAAAGCCAGCGGATGGGGCACGGTCGATATGGGGCTGTTCGTCCCGGCGTATTTGGGACTGTAG
- a CDS encoding acyltransferase yields MKLSARQGTHVASNFYESASQPQQRFYLPELDALRFTAFAAVFFYHLRDAGDESSFLPGAQHSALLNLAARIWDSGRFGVDLFFVLSAYLITELLMREKDRTGQVDLSAFYCRRILRIWPLYFSFLGAIFIVLRLVPFITVNMRYFACFALFVGNFVIFRWPPGASLVLSSLWSVCIEEQFYLSWPLVARSLTRNSIGSAGLLVWGVSIMFRAMLSHKGVPAFAFWYDTLAHLDPIACGILLAAIFSGSLPKTEYRWGLIVAGAFLWVCASGAPPFLSYPMSALGSARFCSLR; encoded by the coding sequence GTGAAGCTCAGTGCCAGGCAAGGGACCCACGTTGCAAGTAACTTTTACGAATCTGCATCTCAACCACAACAACGGTTCTATCTCCCCGAGCTCGATGCCCTACGCTTCACGGCATTCGCAGCAGTGTTCTTCTATCATCTGCGGGATGCGGGGGACGAAAGCAGTTTCCTTCCGGGCGCTCAACATAGCGCTCTACTGAATCTGGCCGCTCGAATCTGGGACTCGGGCCGCTTTGGTGTGGACTTATTCTTTGTACTCAGCGCCTACCTAATCACGGAGCTTCTGATGCGCGAGAAGGATCGGACGGGCCAGGTGGACCTGTCGGCCTTCTATTGCCGACGCATCCTGCGCATCTGGCCGCTCTATTTTTCGTTTCTTGGCGCGATATTCATCGTGCTAAGGCTGGTCCCTTTTATAACCGTCAATATGCGATATTTCGCCTGTTTCGCGCTATTCGTCGGTAACTTCGTGATATTCCGGTGGCCACCTGGCGCATCGCTGGTACTTTCGTCGCTTTGGAGCGTCTGCATCGAGGAGCAGTTCTACTTGAGCTGGCCGCTTGTGGCGCGCAGTCTCACCCGCAACAGCATCGGGAGCGCCGGACTCCTAGTGTGGGGTGTCTCGATTATGTTTCGCGCGATGCTGAGCCATAAAGGTGTGCCAGCCTTCGCTTTCTGGTATGACACCTTGGCCCACCTGGACCCGATTGCCTGCGGGATTCTACTCGCTGCTATTTTTTCCGGGTCATTACCGAAAACCGAATATCGCTGGGGCTTGATCGTGGCGGGCGCATTTCTCTGGGTGTGTGCGAGCGGCGCTCCACCGTTCCTCAGCTATCCGATGTCGGCCCTCGGCAGTGCGCGTTTCTGCTCGCTGCGATAG